In Elusimicrobium sp. An273, a genomic segment contains:
- a CDS encoding deoxyribonuclease IV, with protein sequence MFYIGCHLSASKGWEAMGKTALEINANTFQFFTRNPRGSKAKELDLQDVARLRQLLVQHRFGPVIAHAPYTLNPAAADPHIRTFARQTLADDLARLEHLPGNLYNFHPGSHVGQGTEAGIRLIIQTLNDILSPRQHTTVLLETMAGKGSEIGRSFDELKQILDGVKQNDKLGVCLDTCHVHDAGYSLAVLDGMLEEFDKQIGLPRLKAVHLNDSLNPRGAHKDRHAPIGQGEIGTQTLARVINHPALKDLPFCLETPNDLAGYAREIALLRSLRAD encoded by the coding sequence ATGTTTTACATTGGTTGCCATTTATCTGCGTCCAAGGGCTGGGAAGCCATGGGCAAAACCGCCTTGGAAATTAACGCCAATACCTTCCAGTTTTTTACGCGCAACCCCCGCGGCAGCAAGGCCAAAGAGCTGGACTTGCAAGACGTGGCCCGCCTGCGCCAACTGCTGGTGCAGCACCGTTTTGGCCCCGTCATCGCACACGCTCCCTATACCTTAAATCCGGCCGCGGCCGACCCGCACATCCGCACTTTTGCCCGCCAAACCTTGGCGGACGATTTGGCCCGGCTGGAACACCTGCCCGGCAATTTGTACAATTTTCACCCCGGCAGCCACGTGGGCCAAGGAACCGAAGCGGGCATCCGCCTGATTATTCAAACACTAAATGATATTTTAAGCCCCCGGCAGCACACAACGGTTTTGCTGGAAACCATGGCCGGCAAAGGCAGTGAAATCGGACGCAGTTTTGACGAATTAAAGCAGATTTTGGACGGAGTGAAACAAAACGACAAGCTGGGCGTGTGCCTGGACACCTGCCACGTGCACGACGCCGGCTATTCGCTGGCGGTGCTGGACGGCATGCTGGAAGAATTTGACAAGCAAATTGGCCTTCCCAGGCTAAAAGCCGTTCACTTAAACGACAGCCTCAACCCCCGCGGCGCCCATAAAGACCGCCACGCCCCAATCGGCCAAGGGGAAATCGGCACCCAAACCCTGGCCCGGGTCATCAATCACCCGGCCTTAAAAGACCTTCCTTTTTGTTTGGAAACGCCCAACGATTTGGCCGGATACGCGCGGGAAATTGCGCTGCTTCGCAGTTTGCGCGCCGATTAG
- a CDS encoding restriction endonuclease subunit S: MQKYKELLRVLGFQPKENAVDVYAKTYPNHRYVIEVDFQKEQINYGPLIKSESKTTQNFSQAENWVVLECVDRLLTKGYAPDRLILEKTWPAGHGTSGRLDVCVLREKDDSEYLLIECKTYGKEFDKAVAKMNKDGDQLFTYFKFSNKADVIMLYTSELQGKKVVYKNEIVKIEDDYRAGDVKDFYEKWNKLTKDNGIFESWVSPYCFANKALIKSQLKPINQEDSSFIFNRFLEILRHNVVSDKGNAFNKIFTLFLCKVYDETSKEDDEELEFQWKEGVDDHVSFQLRLTDLYKNGMKVFLSRTVSDFDESEFDNKYKHLSQETKAELLKEINTLRLEKNNEFAIKEVYDHDSFVENAKIVKEVVELLQGYKIRYNKRQQYLSDFFELLLTTGLKQEAGQFFTPVPVAQFIIKSLPLEDMIDKTLSSKTGDLLPYMIDYAAGSGHFITEYMHEVQDIINKKIPNKYIERTKKQLNYWQNANYEWATDYVYGIEKDYRLVKVGKVGCYLHGDGLANVILSDGLGNFANTKDYKGKLHKEQNDKQQDNQQFDILLSNPPYSVAAFRQTTRDYYTEKDFDLYQYLTDNSSEIECLFVERMKQLLKDGGLAGIILPSSILTNTGIYTKTRELLLKYFEFVAITELGSNTFMATGTNTVVLFLRRRNNYEYVNLQKSVDKFFNTHTDGSINGIEHPVSQYVSRVWEGLTFDDYLTLLDKNPNEKVQKHDLYREYTQKLTTKKEQEFWSKVLALEKEKLFYFVLAYPQKLVIVRTGEKEAEKQFLGYEFSHARGREGIHAIQRGKTIEECTRLFDLHSFDNPQKASTYIYKAFQKDLNVPIDDTLKENVSRLDLLDMMTFDRADFEKIINTKIKKKHIPSKYTQIKVGNLLLPLSKKYTIVAKKDIQEVGKYPVITQDEDFISGYCDLAHPVDELPIIIFGDHTCRVKYMEHPFMRGGDGTKLLKINERISLPKYVYYVLQHLIIPQGYQRHYTILKDSKIPLPPLEIQQKIVDEIEKIEQYAHAMLQDMTRLQQEINAKVSDIVAPLLPLDSVCKDIFAGGDLPEGNWSKICTDEYTVPIYSNGIAEKSLYGYTNIKKVEEDALSISARGTIGFTAIRKAPFYPIVRLIIAIPNKTIISLKYLWLVSKSLTMPQAGKTIPQLTVPMVKKIKLPVPSLQEQQKVVAEIEKLEQQIEKAQSAITQSEQQKQAILDKYLK, from the coding sequence ATGCAAAAATACAAGGAACTGTTGCGTGTTCTAGGTTTTCAACCGAAAGAAAACGCCGTTGATGTGTATGCAAAAACGTACCCTAACCACCGATACGTAATAGAGGTGGACTTCCAGAAAGAACAAATCAATTACGGTCCTCTTATCAAAAGCGAATCCAAAACCACACAAAATTTCTCTCAAGCGGAAAACTGGGTCGTGTTGGAGTGTGTAGACCGTCTTTTGACCAAAGGATATGCTCCAGACCGTCTCATATTAGAAAAGACATGGCCTGCCGGACATGGTACTTCTGGTCGTCTTGATGTGTGCGTGCTTCGGGAAAAAGATGATTCAGAATACCTACTCATTGAATGTAAAACCTACGGCAAGGAATTTGATAAAGCAGTTGCCAAGATGAATAAAGACGGTGACCAACTATTTACCTACTTCAAATTTAGCAACAAAGCTGATGTGATTATGCTTTACACCTCTGAACTGCAAGGCAAGAAGGTTGTTTATAAAAATGAGATTGTAAAGATAGAAGATGACTACAGAGCCGGAGACGTAAAGGATTTCTACGAAAAGTGGAACAAATTGACCAAAGATAATGGTATTTTTGAATCATGGGTCAGTCCGTATTGCTTTGCAAATAAGGCATTGATAAAAAGTCAGTTAAAGCCAATCAATCAGGAAGATTCCAGTTTTATCTTCAATCGTTTTCTTGAAATTTTACGTCATAACGTTGTGTCGGACAAAGGAAACGCTTTTAATAAGATTTTCACGCTGTTTTTGTGTAAAGTATATGATGAAACTTCTAAAGAAGATGACGAGGAATTGGAATTTCAGTGGAAAGAAGGGGTAGACGACCATGTGTCCTTTCAGCTCCGTTTAACCGACCTTTACAAGAATGGTATGAAGGTTTTCCTTTCTCGTACTGTTAGTGATTTTGATGAATCTGAATTTGATAACAAATACAAACATTTATCCCAAGAAACCAAAGCCGAGCTACTGAAAGAAATCAATACGCTCCGTTTGGAAAAGAACAACGAATTTGCCATTAAAGAAGTATACGACCATGATTCTTTTGTTGAAAATGCCAAAATTGTTAAAGAAGTGGTAGAACTGTTGCAGGGATACAAAATACGTTACAATAAACGGCAACAATACCTGTCTGACTTCTTTGAACTTCTACTCACTACAGGTCTGAAACAAGAAGCCGGCCAGTTCTTTACGCCTGTTCCCGTGGCCCAGTTTATCATTAAGAGTTTACCGCTGGAAGACATGATTGACAAAACGCTCTCATCCAAGACCGGAGACCTGCTGCCGTATATGATTGACTACGCAGCCGGAAGTGGCCACTTCATTACGGAGTACATGCACGAGGTACAGGATATTATCAACAAGAAAATCCCCAATAAGTACATAGAACGTACTAAAAAACAGTTGAACTACTGGCAAAATGCTAATTACGAGTGGGCCACTGATTATGTGTACGGAATAGAAAAGGATTACCGCCTTGTAAAAGTGGGTAAAGTAGGATGTTACTTGCACGGAGACGGCCTTGCTAATGTGATTTTAAGCGACGGGTTAGGAAACTTTGCAAATACCAAAGATTACAAAGGGAAACTACATAAAGAGCAAAACGATAAGCAGCAAGATAACCAACAATTTGATATTTTGCTGAGTAATCCCCCGTATTCTGTGGCTGCCTTCCGGCAAACCACACGGGATTACTACACTGAAAAAGATTTTGACCTCTACCAGTACCTGACCGATAACAGCTCTGAAATTGAATGTTTATTTGTGGAGAGGATGAAGCAGCTGTTAAAAGACGGTGGGCTGGCCGGAATCATCTTACCCAGTTCTATTTTAACCAACACAGGTATTTACACCAAAACACGTGAATTGCTTTTGAAGTACTTTGAATTTGTAGCCATTACCGAACTGGGTTCTAATACCTTTATGGCTACGGGAACAAATACCGTGGTACTGTTCTTACGCCGTCGGAATAATTACGAATATGTGAACTTGCAAAAATCTGTAGACAAGTTTTTTAATACACATACAGACGGCAGCATTAATGGCATAGAACATCCTGTCAGTCAGTATGTTAGCCGCGTGTGGGAAGGGCTAACCTTTGATGATTATCTTACCTTGCTAGACAAAAACCCGAACGAAAAAGTACAGAAACACGACCTGTACCGGGAATACACCCAAAAATTGACCACCAAAAAAGAACAAGAATTTTGGAGCAAGGTCCTTGCGTTGGAAAAAGAAAAGCTGTTTTACTTCGTTTTGGCTTACCCGCAAAAGCTCGTAATTGTACGAACCGGGGAAAAAGAAGCAGAAAAACAGTTTTTAGGTTATGAGTTTTCTCATGCAAGAGGCAGGGAAGGTATTCATGCTATACAACGTGGTAAAACCATAGAAGAATGTACCCGTTTATTTGACCTACATTCTTTTGACAACCCACAAAAAGCCAGTACCTACATTTATAAAGCATTTCAAAAGGATTTAAACGTTCCTATTGACGATACCCTCAAAGAGAATGTGTCCCGCCTTGACTTATTGGACATGATGACCTTTGACCGGGCCGACTTTGAGAAGATTATCAACACCAAGATTAAAAAAAAACACATTCCAAGTAAATATACACAAATAAAAGTTGGGAATCTTTTGTTGCCTCTTTCTAAAAAATATACAATTGTGGCTAAAAAGGATATTCAAGAAGTTGGTAAGTATCCCGTCATAACACAAGATGAGGATTTTATTAGTGGTTATTGTGATTTGGCACATCCTGTAGACGAACTTCCTATCATTATTTTTGGAGACCACACCTGTCGTGTTAAATATATGGAACATCCCTTTATGCGTGGGGGAGATGGCACGAAGTTACTCAAAATAAATGAAAGGATTTCTCTTCCCAAATACGTGTACTATGTTTTGCAGCATTTGATTATTCCTCAAGGATATCAAAGGCACTATACCATTTTGAAAGATTCAAAAATTCCTCTGCCGCCTTTGGAAATACAGCAGAAAATTGTAGATGAAATAGAAAAAATAGAACAATATGCACATGCCATGTTACAGGACATGACTCGCTTACAACAGGAAATTAACGCTAAAGTTAGCGATATAGTTGCTCCGTTGTTGCCGTTGGATTCTGTTTGTAAGGATATCTTTGCCGGAGGAGACCTGCCAGAAGGGAATTGGAGTAAAATCTGTACTGATGAATATACGGTTCCCATTTATTCTAATGGCATAGCGGAAAAATCCTTATACGGTTATACCAACATAAAAAAAGTAGAAGAAGATGCATTATCAATTTCTGCTAGAGGAACCATTGGCTTTACAGCCATACGCAAGGCTCCATTTTATCCTATTGTTCGTTTAATAATTGCAATTCCTAACAAAACAATTATTTCCCTTAAATACTTGTGGCTAGTTTCCAAGTCATTAACTATGCCCCAAGCCGGAAAAACTATTCCACAGTTGACAGTTCCTATGGTTAAAAAAATCAAACTTCCTGTTCCTTCTCTACAAGAACAACAAAAAGTTGTTGCGGAAATTGAAAAACTAGAACAGCAGATTGAAAAGGCTCAGTCAGCTATAACCCAATCAGAACAACAAAAACAGGCTATCTTAGATAAGTACCTCAAATAA
- a CDS encoding helix-turn-helix domain-containing protein: MEELMTVEELAEYLRTTPGTVYTWKSMGIIPPKCVKKIGRKLLFIVREIEEWVNNL; this comes from the coding sequence ATGGAAGAATTAATGACTGTAGAAGAATTGGCAGAGTACCTGCGAACCACACCGGGAACGGTCTATACTTGGAAAAGTATGGGTATTATCCCACCAAAGTGTGTAAAGAAAATCGGACGTAAATTGTTATTTATTGTCCGTGAAATAGAAGAGTGGGTAAATAACCTGTAA
- a CDS encoding threonine aldolase family protein has product MIRFNCDYSEGAHPAVLEKLALTNLEQTPGYGQDIYCRRAADLIKNLCAAPDADVHFLMGGTQTNLTVIAACLRPYQGVISATSGHINVHETGAIETTGHRVITVEEQNGKLTAEQIARCCQEHWQDDNPEFAPQPKLVYLSFPTEYGTLYSKAELTAIRRVCDEHNLFLFMDGARLGYGLEAPGNDLTLSDIAACCDVFYIGGTKIGALLGEAVVIVNPKLQKDFRYFMKQKGAMLAKGRVLGLQFLALFENGLYFKISKHADDMAQLIRRACQEAGYSFLYDSPTNQQFPIMPEKTIKQLEEFYAFSHTRRLDRGRAAIRICTSWATREEDVRQLTADIRKYAGK; this is encoded by the coding sequence ATGATCCGATTTAACTGTGATTACAGCGAAGGCGCACATCCCGCCGTGCTGGAAAAGCTGGCGCTGACGAACCTAGAACAAACGCCGGGCTACGGGCAGGACATTTACTGCCGCCGGGCGGCGGATTTAATCAAAAACTTATGCGCCGCACCGGACGCGGACGTTCACTTTTTAATGGGCGGCACGCAAACCAACCTCACCGTCATTGCGGCCTGCCTACGCCCGTACCAAGGGGTGATTTCCGCCACTTCCGGCCATATCAACGTGCACGAAACCGGCGCCATTGAAACCACCGGCCACCGCGTTATTACCGTCGAAGAACAAAACGGCAAGCTGACCGCGGAACAAATCGCCCGCTGCTGCCAGGAACACTGGCAGGATGACAATCCGGAATTTGCCCCGCAGCCCAAGCTGGTATATCTTTCCTTCCCTACCGAATACGGCACCCTGTATTCCAAAGCCGAGCTGACGGCCATCCGCCGCGTATGCGACGAGCATAATTTATTCTTATTTATGGACGGCGCCCGCCTGGGCTACGGGTTGGAAGCGCCCGGGAACGATTTGACGCTTTCGGACATTGCCGCCTGCTGCGACGTGTTCTATATCGGCGGCACGAAAATCGGCGCTTTGCTGGGAGAAGCGGTGGTCATCGTCAACCCGAAACTGCAAAAAGATTTCCGCTATTTTATGAAGCAAAAAGGCGCTATGCTGGCCAAAGGGCGCGTGCTGGGACTGCAATTTTTGGCACTGTTTGAAAACGGCCTGTATTTTAAAATCTCCAAACACGCAGACGATATGGCCCAGCTAATCCGCCGCGCCTGCCAAGAGGCGGGGTACTCGTTTCTGTACGATTCCCCCACCAACCAGCAGTTTCCGATTATGCCGGAAAAGACCATCAAGCAGTTGGAAGAGTTTTACGCCTTTTCCCACACCCGCCGCCTAGACCGCGGCCGGGCGGCCATCCGCATTTGCACCAGCTGGGCCACGCGAGAAGAAGACGTGCGCCAGCTCACAGCCGACATCCGCAAATACGCGGGGAAATAA
- a CDS encoding phage/plasmid replication domain-containing protein, whose amino-acid sequence MINTVGLLLQPHAEFELSSKACVDDIEANWKYLRKQKDYFPALELLPDERLKIEFSPSKVWCGQNLYEIVPSDIPQVLLRLNTLLNKAHVLTCPAILFYAHVYRIDYAKVCYLPFSSQTMWSCLQEQHRGGHYRQAFTFYTDDGHMAAGSLKRRKVCFYNKTAEILQDKRNEDELKDILNNLPGTFYRLECSLKTAKEIDRELKVCSVSVESCCLKDLSQENVVRAVLQKNLEKTVQHWHVPDKAKALDKVRMWLDQKEYENTRSLLTDMLHVMSCVYVGVEDVRQIIEKKLGKRRAREFIQRFEKLQLEDVHCLAVFKETFMKAVQELNPLSNTDLDELTRKEIVTESDTCLFAPVLLAIVELFISTPLG is encoded by the coding sequence ATGATTAATACCGTCGGTTTATTACTGCAACCGCATGCAGAGTTTGAGTTAAGTTCCAAGGCATGTGTGGATGATATTGAAGCTAATTGGAAGTATTTACGGAAACAGAAGGACTACTTCCCTGCATTAGAGCTGCTGCCGGATGAAAGGTTAAAGATAGAGTTCAGTCCAAGTAAGGTATGGTGTGGACAAAACTTGTATGAAATAGTTCCCAGTGATATACCACAAGTCCTGCTTCGGCTAAATACGTTACTGAACAAAGCTCACGTGTTAACCTGTCCGGCTATCCTGTTTTATGCTCATGTGTACCGGATTGATTATGCCAAGGTGTGTTATTTGCCGTTTAGTAGTCAAACAATGTGGTCTTGCTTACAAGAACAACATCGTGGCGGTCATTATAGGCAAGCGTTCACGTTCTATACAGATGATGGGCACATGGCTGCTGGCTCCTTAAAACGTCGCAAAGTGTGTTTCTATAACAAGACGGCTGAGATACTGCAGGATAAACGGAATGAGGATGAATTAAAGGATATACTCAATAATCTTCCCGGTACGTTCTATCGGTTGGAGTGTTCGCTCAAGACTGCTAAAGAAATTGACCGGGAATTAAAGGTGTGTAGTGTGTCGGTGGAATCCTGCTGTTTGAAGGACTTATCCCAGGAAAATGTAGTCAGAGCTGTACTGCAAAAGAATCTGGAAAAGACCGTACAACACTGGCACGTACCGGACAAAGCCAAAGCACTGGATAAAGTTCGTATGTGGCTAGACCAGAAGGAATACGAAAACACACGGTCATTACTGACTGATATGCTGCATGTGATGTCTTGTGTATATGTAGGTGTAGAAGATGTCCGGCAGATAATAGAAAAGAAGTTAGGTAAGCGAAGAGCTAGAGAGTTCATACAAAGATTTGAAAAGCTACAGTTGGAAGATGTGCATTGTCTGGCTGTGTTTAAGGAGACGTTTATGAAAGCAGTACAAGAATTAAATCCACTAAGTAACACGGATTTAGATGAATTAACCCGCAAAGAGATAGTAACTGAATCAGATACATGTCTTTTTGCCCCAGTACTACTAGCAATAGTGGAGCTGTTTATTTCAACCCCTTTGGGGTAA
- a CDS encoding class I SAM-dependent methyltransferase has translation MTSIYTDGTYLQANPGWHAQDARWKLQHVLRALEQAGVTGKLHNVCDVGCGAGELLKEWARKRPHMHFTGCDISPQAHQLCLQGAPDNVHFVQGNKTGQASFDAVLAIDVLEHVPEPDLFLTHLESKAPLLVLHVPLDLSVRSVIKPEILETERRTVGHIHFYTAPYLRRVLRNRGYQILSWHYTNKYVECPPPLPRLRSRIGMLIRKVAHVLLPHSWAAWWVGGYSVMLVARVRR, from the coding sequence ATGACTTCCATTTATACAGACGGTACCTACCTGCAAGCCAATCCCGGCTGGCACGCCCAAGATGCCCGCTGGAAACTGCAGCATGTGCTGCGCGCATTGGAGCAGGCGGGAGTAACCGGAAAATTACACAACGTGTGCGACGTCGGCTGCGGGGCCGGGGAACTGTTAAAAGAGTGGGCCCGGAAACGGCCGCATATGCATTTTACCGGGTGTGATATCTCGCCGCAGGCGCATCAGCTGTGCCTGCAGGGAGCCCCCGACAACGTGCACTTTGTGCAGGGAAACAAAACGGGACAAGCGTCTTTTGACGCCGTATTGGCGATAGATGTGCTGGAACATGTGCCGGAGCCCGATTTATTTTTAACCCATTTAGAGAGTAAAGCCCCTTTGCTGGTGCTGCATGTGCCGCTTGATTTGTCGGTGCGCAGCGTGATTAAACCGGAAATTTTAGAAACGGAACGCCGCACTGTGGGGCACATTCACTTCTACACTGCACCTTACCTGCGCCGGGTGCTTCGCAACAGGGGATATCAAATTTTAAGCTGGCACTATACCAATAAATATGTGGAATGCCCTCCTCCTTTGCCGCGGCTTCGCAGCCGAATCGGCATGCTGATCCGAAAGGTGGCGCATGTGCTGCTGCCCCATTCTTGGGCGGCTTGGTGGGTGGGGGGATACAGCGTGATGTTGGTGGCCCGTGTTCGGCGTTAG
- a CDS encoding CopG family transcriptional regulator gives MEKQTPKKTNPTIAFVATPEIVQALEKRSKTEERSISWLIRKALEAYLHI, from the coding sequence ATGGAAAAACAGACCCCTAAGAAAACAAATCCAACTATTGCTTTTGTGGCTACCCCGGAAATCGTGCAAGCCCTTGAGAAACGCTCTAAAACGGAAGAACGTAGTATTTCGTGGCTCATTCGTAAGGCATTAGAAGCGTACTTGCACATTTAA